In Haliaeetus albicilla chromosome 12, bHalAlb1.1, whole genome shotgun sequence, a genomic segment contains:
- the LOC138688123 gene encoding myosin heavy chain, skeletal muscle, adult-like, translated as MASPDSEMAVFGEAAPYLRKSEKERIEAQNKPFDAKSSVFVVHPKESFVKGTIQSRESGKVTVKSEAGETLTVKEDQVFPMNPPKYDKVEDMAMMTHLHEPAVLYNLKERYAAWMIYTYSGLFCVTVNPYKWLPVYNPEVVLAYRGKKRQEAPPHIFSISDNAYQFMLNDRENQSILITGESGAGKTVNTKRVIQYFAIIAASGEKKKEEQSGKMQGTLEDQIISANPLLEAFGNAKTVRNDNSSRFGKFIRIHFGATGKLASADIETYLLEKSRVTFQLKAERSYHIFYQITSNKKPELIDMLLITTNPYDFHFVSQGEVSVPSIDDQEELMATDSAIDILGFTADEKTAIYKLTGAVMHYGNLKFKQKQREEQAEPDGTEVADKAAYLMGLNSADLLKALCYPRVKVGNEFVTKGQTVEQVNNAVGALAKAVYEKMFLWMVIRINQQLDTKQPRQYFIGVLDIAGFEIFDFNSFEQLCINFTNEKLQQFFNHHMFVLEQEEYKKEGIEWTFIDFGMDLAACIELIEKPMGIFSILEEECMFPKATDTSFKNKLYDQHLGKSSNFQKPKPVKGKAEAHFALIHYAGTVDYNITGWLEKNKDPLNETVIGLYQKSSVKTLALLFANYGGADAEAGGKKGGKKKGSSFQTVSALFRENLNKLMTNLRSTHPHFVRCIIPNETKTPGAMEHELVLHQLRCNGVLEGIRICRKGFPSRVLYADFKQRYRVLNASAIPEGQFMDSKKASEKLLASIDVDHTQYKFGHTKVFFKAGLIGLLEEMRDEKLAEIMTMTQARCRGFLMRVEYQRMVERRDSIFCIQYNVRAFMNVKHWPWMKLFFKIKPLLKSAESEKEMANMKQEFEKTKEELAKSEAKRKELEEKMVTLLQEKNDLQLQVQAEADSLADAEERCDQLIKTKIQLEAKIKEVTERAEDEEEINAELTAKKRKLEDECSELKKDIDDLELTLAKVEKEKHATENKVKNLTEEMAALDETIAKLTKEKKALQEAHQQTLDDLQVEEDKVNTLTKAKTKLEQQVDDLEGSLEQEKKLRMDLERAKRKLEGDLKLAHDSIMDLENDKQQLDEKLKKKDFEISQIQSKIEDEQALGMQLQKKIKELQARIEELEEEIEAERTSRAKAEKHRADLSRELEEISERLEEAGGATAAQIDMIKKREAEFQKMRRDLEEATLQHEATAAALRKKHADSTAELGEQIDNLQRVKQKLEKEKSELKMEIDDLASNMESVSKAKANLEKMCRTLEDQLSEIKTKEEQNQRMINDLNTQRARLQTESGEYSRQVEEKDALISQLSRGKQGFTQQIEELKRHLEEEIKAKNALAHALQSARHDCDLLREQYEEEQEAKGELQRALSKANSEVAQWRTKYETDAIQRTEELEEAKKKLAQRLQDAEEHVEAVNAKCASLEKTKQRLQNEVEDLMIDVERSNAACAALDKKQKNFDKILAEWKQKYEETQAELEASQKESRSLSTELFKMKNAYEESLDHLETLKRENKNLQQEISDLTEQIAEGGKAIHELEKVKKEIEQEKYELQASLEEAEASLEHEEGKILRLQLELNQVKSEIDRKIAEKDEEIDQMKRNHLRVVESLQSSLDAEIRSRNEALRLKKKMEGDLNEMEIQLSHANRVAAEAQKNLRNTQAVLKDTQIHLDDALRTQEDLKEQVAMVERRANLLQAEVEELRAALEQTERSRKVAEQELLDATERVQLLHTQNTSLINTKKKLETDIAQIQGEMEDTIQEARNAEEKAKKAITDAAMMAEELKKEQDTSAHLERMKKNLDQTVKDLQHRLDEAEQLALKGGKKQIQKLEARVRELEGEVDAEQKRSAEAVKGVRKYERRVKELTYQSEEDRKNILRLQDLVDKLQMKVKSYKRQAEEAEELSNVNLSKFRKIQHELEEAEERADIAESQVNKLRVKSREFHGKKIEEEE; from the exons ATGGCCTCTCCGGATTCTGAGATGGCTGTCTTTGGGGAGGCAGCTCCTTATCTCCGAAAATCGGAAAAGGAGAGAATTGAGGCCCAGAACAAGCCTTTTGATGCCAAGTCATCCGTCTTTGTGGTGCATCCTAAGGAATCCTTTGTGAAAGGGACAATCCAGAGCAGGGAATCAGGGAAGGTCACGGTCAAGTCTGAAGCAGGAGAG ACTCTGACCGTGAAGGAAGATCAGGTCTTCCCCATGAACCCTCCCAAGTATGATAAAGTCGAGGACATGGCCATGATGACCCACCTCCATGAACCCGCTGTGCTGTACAACCTCAAAGAGCGTTATGCAGCCTGGATGATCTAC ACCTACTCGGGTCTCTTCTGCGTCACTGTCAACCCCTACAAGTGGCTGCCGGTGTACAACCCGGAGGTGGTGTTGGCCTACCGAGGCAAGAAGCGCCAGGAGGCCCCTCCACACATCTTCTCCATCTCTGACAATGCCTATCAGTTCATGTTAAATG ATCGCGAGAACCAGTCGATCCTGATCAC TGGAGAATCTGGTGCAGGGAAGACTGTGAATACAAAGCGTGTCATCCAGTACTTCGCAATAATTGCAGCGAGtggggagaagaagaaggaggagcaGTCAGGCAAAATGCAG GGAACGCTTGAGGATCAAATCATCAGCGCCAACCCACTGCTGGAGGCCTTTGGAAATGCCAAGACCGTGAGGAATGACAACTCCTCACGCTTT GGCAAATTCATCAGAATCCACTTTGGAGCTACAGGCAAACTGGCTTCTGCTGACATTGAAACTT ATCTGCTGGAGAAGTCCAGAGTCACTTTCCAGCTCAAGGCAGAAAGAAGCTACCACATATTTTATCAAATCACGTCCAACAAGAAGCCAGAGCTAATTG aCATGCTCCTCATTACCACCAACCCTTATGATTTCCACTTTGTGAGTCAAGGTGAGGTCAGTGTTCCCAGTATCGATGACCAGGAGGAGCTCATGGCTACAGAT AGTGCCATTGACATCCTGGGCTTCACTGCCGATGAAAAGACTGCCATCTACAAGCTGACAGGGGCTGTCATGCACTACGGGAACCTGAAATTCAAGCAGAAACAAagagaggagcaggcagagccggATGGCACAGAAG TGGCTGACAAGGCTGCCTACCTGATGGGCCTTAACTCAGCTGACCTGCTCAAAGCCCTGTGTTATCCCCGAGTCAAGGTTGGGAATGAATTTGTGACCAAAGGTCAAACTGTGGAACAG GTGAACAACGCAGTTGGTGCCTTGGCAAAAGCTGTCTATGAGAAGATGTTCTTGTGGATGGTTATTCGCATCAACCAACAGCTGGATACCAAGCAACCCAGACAGTACTTCATTGGTGTCCTGGACATTGCTGGCTTTGAGATCTTTGAC TTCAACAGCTTTGAGCAGCTGTGCATCAACTTCACCAATGAGAAACTGCAACAGTTCTTCAACCACCACATGTTCGTGCTGGAGCAGGAAGAGTACAAGAAAGAAGGAATTGAATGGACGTTCATTGACTTTGGGATGGACTTGGCTGCCTGCATTGAGCTCATTGAGAAG CCCATGGGCATCTTCTCCATCCTGGAAGAGGAGTGCATGTTCCCCAAGGCAACTGACACCTCTTTCAAGAACAAGCTCTATGACCAGCACCTGGGCAAGTCCAGCAACTTCCAGAAGCCCAAGCCTGTCAAAGGCAAGGCTGAGGCCCACTTCGCCCTGATACACTATGCTGGCACAGTAGACTACAACATCACTGGCTGGCTGGAGAAGAACAAAGACCCCCTGAATGAAACTGTCATTGGGTTGTACCAGAAATCATCTGTGAAGACACTGGCCTTACTCTTTGCCAACTatggtggagcagatgcag AGGCTGGTGGcaaaaaaggagggaagaagaagggtTCTTCTTTCCAGACTGTCTCAGCTCTTTTCCGG GAGAATTTAAACAAGCTGATGACAAATCTACGCAGCACTCACCCCCATTTTGTACGATGCATCATCCCAAATGAAACTAAAACACCTG GTGCCATGGAGCATGAGCTGGTGCTGCATCAGCTGCGATGCAATGGTGTGCTGGAAGGGATCAGAATTTGCAGGAAAGGATTCCCCAGCAGAGTCCTGTATGCTGACTTCAAACAAAG ATACAGAGTTCTTAATGCAAGTGCTATTCCAGAAGGTCAGTTCATGGACAGCAAGAAGGCTTCAGAGAAGCTTCTTGCGTCCATTGATGTGGACCACACCCAGTACAAATTTGGTCACACCAAG GTGTTCTTCAAAGCTGGGCTGATAGGTCTTCTGGAGGAGATGAGAGATGAGAAACTAGCAGAGATTATGACCATGACACAAGCCAGGTGCAGGGGCTTCCTGATGAGAGTGGAGTATCAGAGAATGGTGGAGAGGAG ggaCTCCATCTTCTGTATCCAGTATAATGTTCGTGCATTCATGAATGTCAAGCACTGGCCCTGGATGAAGCTGTTCTTCAAGATCAAGCCCTTGCTGAAGAGTGCAGAATCTGAGAAGGAGATGGCCAACATGAAACAAGAGTTTGAGAAAACCAAGGAAGAGCTTGCGAAGTCTGAGGCAAagaggaaggagctggaggagaaaatggTGACCTTactgcaggagaaaaatgaCCTGCAGCTCCAAGTCCAGGCA GAGGCAGATAGCTTGGCTGATGCTGAGGAAAGATGTGACCAGctcatcaaaaccaaaatccagCTGGAAGCCAAAATTAAGGAGGTGACTGAAAGGGCTGAAGATGAGGAGGAAATTAATGCCGAGCTGACAGCCAAGAAGAGAAAACTGGAGGATGAATGTTCTGAGCTGAAGAAAGATATTGATGACCTCGAGTTAACGCTAGCCAaagtggagaaggaaaagcatgcCACTGAAAACAAG GTGAAAAACCTCACAGAGGAGATGGCAGCCCTGGACGAGACCATTGCCAAGctgacaaaagagaagaaagcccTCCAAGAGGCCCATCAGCAGACACTGGATGACCTGCAGGTAGAAGAGGACAAAGTCAATACGCTGACCAAAGCTAAAAccaagctggagcagcaagTGGATGAC CTGGAAGGGTCCCTGGAGCAAGAGAAGAAACTGCGCATGGACCTTGAGAGAGCTAAGAGGAAACTCGAAGGAGACCTGAAGCTGGCCCATGACAGCATAATGGATTTGGAAAATGataagcagcagctggatgagaagctgaagaa GAAAGACTTTGAAATCAGCCAGATCCAGAGCAAAATTGAGGATGAGCAAGCCCTGGGCATGCAATTACAGAAGAAGATCAAGGAGCTGCAG GCTCGTATTGAGGAACTGGAGGAGGAAATTGAGGCAGAGCGAACCTCTCGggcaaaagcagagaagcatCGGGCTGACCTCTCGAGGGAGCTAGAGGAGATCAGCGAGCGCCTGGAAGAAGCAGGAGGGGCTACCGCAGCTCAGATCGATATGATCAAGAAGCGTGAGGCAGAATTTCAGAAGATGCGCCGTGACCTCGAAGAGGCCACGCTGCAGCACGAAGCCACAGCTGCCGCCCTGCGGAAGAAGCACGCGGACAGCACAGCTGAGCTTGGGGAGCAGATCGACAACCTGCAGCGAGTGaagcagaagctggagaaggagaagagcGAGCTGAAGATGGAGATTGACGACTTGGCCAGTAACATGGAGTCTGTCTCCAAAGCCAAG GCAAATCTGGAGAAGATGTGCCGCACTCTGGAGGATCAGCTGAGTGAGATTAAAACTAAGGAGGAGCAGAATCAGCGCATGATCAATGACCTCAATACTCAAAGGGCTCGTCTGCAGACAGAATCAG GTGAATATTCACgccaggtggaggaaaaagATGCTCTGATTTCTCAGCTGTCTAGGGGCAAGCAAGGATTTACCCAACAGATTGAGGAACTCAAGAGACATctagaggaagaaataaag GCCAAGAACGCCCTGGCCCACGCCTTGCAGTCCGCTCGCCACGACTGTGACTTGCTCCGGGAACAATatgaggaggagcaggaagcCAAGGGGGAGCTGCAGCGTGCCCTGTCCAAGGCCAACAGCGAAGTGGCCCAGTGGAGAACCAAATACGAGACGGACGCTATTCAGCGCacggaggagctggaggaggccAA GAAGAAGCTGGCACAACGCCTGCAGGATGCAGAGGAACATGTCGAAGCTGTAAATGCCAAATGTGCCTCCCTGgaaaagacaaagcagaggCTGCAGAATGAAGTGGAGGACCTGATGATTGATGTGGAGCGATCAAATGCTGCCTGCGCAGCTCTGGATAAGAAGCAGAAGAACTTTGACAAG ATCCTGGCAGAATGGAAGCAGAAGTACGAGGAAACGCAGGCTGAGCTGGAAGCCTCCCAGAAGGAGTCTCGGTCTCTCAGCACAGAGCTGTTTAAGATGAAGAATGCCTATGAGGAGTCCTTGGACCACCTGGAAACGCTGAAGCGTGAGAACAAGAACTTGCAGC AGGAGATTTCCGACCTCACGGAGCAGATTGCCGAGGGAGGAAAGGCGATTCATGAGCTGGAGAAAGTCAAGAAGGAGATTGAGCAGGAGAAATATGAACTCCAAGCTTCCCTGGAGGAAGCTGAG GCTTCCCTGGAACATGAAGAGGGGAAGATCCTGCGCCTCCAGCTTGAGCTCAACCAGGTGAAGTCTGAGATTGACAGGAAGATAGCAGAGAAAGATGAGGAGATCGACCAGATGAAGAGAAACCACCTTCGAGTCGTGGAGTCCTTACAGAGCAGCCTGGATGCTGAGATCAGGAGCAGGAATGAAGCCCTGCGTCTGAAGAAGAAGATGGAGGGAGACCTGAATGAAATGGAGATCCAGCTGAGCCATGCCAACCGCGTGGCTGCAGAGGCACAAAAGAACCTGAGAAACACACAGGCAGTGCTCAAG GATACCCAGATACACTTGGACGATGCTCTCAGGACACAGGAGGACCTGAAGGAGCAGGTGGCCATGGTGGAGCGCAGAGCAAACCTGTTGCAGGCTGAAGTTGAGGAACTACGGGCAGCCCTGGAGCAGACAGAGAGGTCAAGGAAAGTGGCTGAGCAGGAGCTTCTGGATGCCACTGAACGTGTGCAGCTCCTCCACACCCAG AACACCAGCTTGATCAACACCAAGAAGAAGCTGGAAACCGACATTGCCCAAATTCAGGGTGAAATGGAGGACACGATCCAGGAAGCCCGCAATGCTGAAGAGAAGGCCAAGAAGGCCATCACAGAT GCGGCCATGATggcagaagagctgaagaaggAGCAGGACACCAGCGCCCACCTGGAGAGGATGAAGAAGAACCTGGACCAGACGGTGAAGGACCTGCAGCACCGTCTGGATGAAGCCGAGCAGTTGGCCCTGAAGGGAGGCAAGAAGCAAATCCAGAAGCTGGAGGCCAGA GTGCGGGAGCTGGAAGGGGAGGTTGATGCTGAGCAGAAGCGCAGCGCTGAAGCCGTGAAGGGTGTGCGCAAGTACGAGAGGAGGGTGAAGGAGCTGACCTACCAG TCTGAGGAAGACCGTAAGAATATTCTCAGGCTGCAGGATCTGGTGGACAAGCTGCAAATGAAGGTGAAATCCTACAAGAGACAAGCTGAGGAGGCT GAGGAGCTGTCCAATGTCAACCTCTCCAAGTTCCGCAAGATCCAGCACGAGCTGGAAGAAGCTGAGGAACGGGCTGACATTGCAGAGTCGCAGGTCAACAAGCTCCGAGTGAAGAGTCGGGAGTTTCATGGCAAGAAGATAGAAGAGGAAGAGTGA